The following are encoded together in the Halopseudomonas salegens genome:
- the queA gene encoding tRNA preQ1(34) S-adenosylmethionine ribosyltransferase-isomerase QueA — protein sequence MRVRDFHFELPERLIAHHPLAERRGSRLLCLDGPTGALAHRQFVDLLDQLQPGDLMVFNNTRVIPARLFGRKATGGQLEILVERVLDSHRVLAHVRASKSPKPGSEILLEDGSRVEMLGRKDALFELGFADEVLPLLERIGHMPLPPYIDRPDETADRERYQTVYAQKAGAVAAPTAGLHFDKALLAAIKTKGVEMAEVTLHVGAGTFQPVRVERIEEHHMHSEWLDVSPEVVAAVDACKARGGRVIAVGTTSVRSLETAAQSGTLQPFSGDTDIFLYPGRPFHVVDALVTNFHLPESTLLMLVSAFAGYPETMAAYAAAVDQGYRFFSYGDAMFITRNPAPSGPEDVS from the coding sequence ATGCGTGTGCGTGATTTTCACTTTGAACTGCCTGAACGCTTGATCGCCCACCATCCGCTGGCGGAGCGGCGTGGGAGCCGCTTGTTGTGTCTGGATGGGCCGACCGGCGCCCTGGCGCATCGGCAGTTTGTTGATTTGCTGGACCAACTGCAGCCGGGCGATCTGATGGTGTTCAACAACACTCGGGTCATACCGGCGCGCCTGTTTGGTCGCAAGGCCACGGGTGGGCAGCTGGAAATTCTCGTCGAGCGGGTGCTGGACAGTCATCGGGTGCTGGCCCATGTGCGAGCCAGCAAGTCACCCAAACCGGGTAGCGAGATCCTGCTGGAAGATGGCAGCCGGGTGGAGATGCTGGGGCGTAAAGATGCGCTGTTCGAGCTGGGCTTTGCTGATGAGGTGTTGCCGCTGCTGGAGCGTATCGGGCATATGCCGTTGCCGCCTTATATCGATCGTCCGGACGAAACGGCTGACCGTGAGCGCTATCAGACGGTGTACGCTCAGAAAGCGGGTGCTGTGGCAGCGCCGACGGCGGGCCTGCATTTTGACAAGGCGCTGCTGGCAGCAATCAAGACCAAAGGCGTTGAGATGGCAGAAGTCACTTTGCATGTTGGCGCCGGTACTTTTCAGCCGGTGCGTGTGGAGCGGATCGAAGAGCACCATATGCACAGTGAGTGGCTTGACGTCAGCCCGGAGGTGGTTGCCGCCGTCGATGCCTGCAAGGCGCGCGGTGGACGGGTGATCGCGGTAGGTACGACCAGCGTGCGTTCACTGGAAACGGCAGCGCAATCCGGTACTTTGCAGCCCTTCAGTGGTGATACCGATATTTTCCTCTATCCGGGTCGGCCCTTTCATGTGGTCGATGCCCTGGTCACCAACTTTCATTTGCCCGAGTCGACCTTGCTGATGCTGGTGTCGGCCTTTGCCGGCTATCCGGAAACCATGGCGGCATATGCCGCCGCCGTGGACCAAGGATACCGTTTTTTCAGTTACGGGGATGCCATGTTCATTACCCGCAATCCGGCGCCGAGCGGCCCCGAGGATGTGTCATGA
- a CDS encoding beta-ketoacyl synthase chain length factor: protein MEKLAHIEDWVAWSNAPSAAFRSANGQTTALSGQSLPPMLKRRLNAQGRACCEILNQLIPNADLPVIHASRHGDLQTSLTLLSDIVSDGHASPARFSLSVHNAVLGVYSIASGNQNSMQALAARGGEFDAAMEEAAGYLHDGHPAVVVLLSDDAAPVLLSGHLSQPRHACAVGLRLTLSSGQPLCRTAAPDVGNPGPIDVLEWLETPSAELPARALWTLGSL, encoded by the coding sequence ATGGAAAAGCTTGCCCACATAGAAGACTGGGTTGCATGGAGTAATGCGCCTTCGGCAGCCTTCCGCTCGGCAAATGGCCAGACTACCGCGCTGTCAGGCCAATCCTTGCCGCCCATGCTCAAGCGTCGCTTGAACGCGCAGGGCCGTGCCTGCTGCGAAATCCTCAACCAGCTGATCCCGAATGCTGACTTGCCGGTTATTCATGCGTCACGCCATGGTGACTTGCAGACATCCCTGACGCTGCTGAGTGACATCGTCAGTGATGGCCATGCATCGCCTGCCCGGTTTTCCCTCTCGGTGCATAACGCGGTGCTGGGCGTCTATTCCATTGCCAGCGGCAATCAAAACAGCATGCAGGCTCTCGCTGCTCGCGGCGGCGAGTTCGATGCGGCCATGGAAGAAGCGGCAGGTTACCTGCATGACGGCCATCCCGCAGTCGTTGTGCTGTTGAGTGACGATGCAGCGCCTGTGCTGTTGTCCGGGCATCTTTCACAACCCCGGCACGCCTGTGCGGTTGGTTTGCGACTGACCTTGAGTAGCGGGCAACCCCTGTGTCGGACAGCTGCCCCCGATGTCGGCAATCCCGGCCCGATCGATGTGCTTGAATGGCTTGAAACACCTTCAGCCGAGTTGCCGGCACGCGCCCTCTGGACTCTGGGCTCGTTATGA
- a CDS encoding lysophospholipid acyltransferase family protein, translating to MTVDQLKRGVGTALSFSVFGLGGLLITLLSYPMLLIPGIERRHHYGRKLIQLAFRGFIGVMRCCGVLDYRIDNQELLNQRGHLIIANHPSLIDVIFLVANVPNADCVVNGHLARNIFTRGPIRVAGFITNTDPQQVLEAARSSLARGNSLVVFPEGTRTVPGRPLRFRRGAANIALHTRPPVTPVLISCSPTTLTKGEPWYHIPRKQVFMHFKVLPTLHDHLTDEWPCNRHGAKGLTHWLNDYFIREMEQFNHERHPEAYPGNQADDHRRAGTGRYSA from the coding sequence ATGACAGTTGACCAGCTCAAGCGCGGTGTCGGCACGGCATTGTCATTCAGTGTTTTTGGCCTTGGCGGGTTGCTGATCACCCTGCTCAGCTACCCGATGCTGCTGATACCCGGCATCGAGCGTCGGCACCATTACGGGCGCAAGCTGATCCAGCTGGCTTTTCGCGGCTTTATTGGAGTGATGCGCTGTTGCGGGGTACTGGACTACCGGATTGACAATCAAGAGCTACTCAACCAGCGCGGCCACCTGATCATCGCCAATCACCCATCATTGATTGATGTGATATTTCTGGTCGCCAATGTGCCCAATGCCGATTGCGTGGTCAACGGCCACCTGGCGCGGAATATTTTTACCCGGGGACCCATTCGGGTCGCCGGATTCATTACCAACACCGACCCCCAGCAAGTCCTGGAAGCCGCACGCAGCAGCCTGGCCCGGGGCAACTCACTGGTCGTGTTCCCGGAAGGCACGCGCACGGTACCCGGAAGGCCGCTGCGCTTTCGCCGCGGCGCAGCGAATATCGCCCTGCATACCCGGCCACCTGTTACACCTGTACTGATCAGCTGCAGCCCGACCACGCTGACCAAGGGGGAACCCTGGTATCACATCCCCCGCAAGCAGGTTTTCATGCACTTCAAGGTTCTACCGACCCTGCATGATCATCTGACCGACGAATGGCCCTGTAACCGGCATGGCGCAAAGGGCCTGACGCACTGGCTGAATGATTATTTTATTCGAGAAATGGAGCAGTTCAATCATGAGCGACACCCCGAAGCGTACCCAGGAAATCAAGCAGATGATCATCGACGTGCTGGAACTGGAAGATATTCAGCCTGA
- a CDS encoding phosphopantetheine-binding protein: MSDTPKRTQEIKQMIIDVLELEDIQPDDIEADAPLFGEGLGLDSIDALEIGLALQKRYGIKLDAEDESTRTHFASINSLVALVEAHDGN; the protein is encoded by the coding sequence ATGAGCGACACCCCGAAGCGTACCCAGGAAATCAAGCAGATGATCATCGACGTGCTGGAACTGGAAGATATTCAGCCTGACGATATCGAAGCTGACGCCCCCCTGTTCGGTGAAGGCTTGGGGCTGGACTCGATTGACGCGCTGGAAATAGGCCTGGCGCTGCAAAAGCGTTATGGCATTAAACTGGACGCTGAAGATGAAAGCACTCGCACCCATTTTGCCAGCATCAACAGTCTGGTAGCACTTGTGGAGGCGCATGATGGCAACTGA
- a CDS encoding acyl carrier protein encodes MQSREQILDELRRILVDLFELDADDITPQAKLYEDLDIDSIDAVDLVVELKRVTGKRVNPENFKAVRTVDDVIDAVAGLMAN; translated from the coding sequence CTGCAAAGTCGTGAGCAGATCCTGGACGAATTGCGTCGCATACTGGTCGACCTGTTTGAACTGGATGCCGACGACATCACCCCGCAAGCGAAACTGTACGAAGACCTTGATATCGACAGTATCGACGCCGTCGATCTGGTGGTCGAACTCAAGCGCGTCACCGGCAAGCGGGTCAACCCGGAAAACTTCAAGGCCGTGCGTACAGTTGATGATGTTATAGACGCGGTAGCCGGCCTGATGGCCAACTGA